DNA from Nitrospirota bacterium:
GTAATTCTTATCGCATCCTGGACTACTGCACTCAGGGGTTTTCCTTCCTCGCTGGCTATTTTTTCTATCTCTTCTGCTAGTTCAGGAGGAAGCGATATTGTCTTTTTAACTGCTGTTACCATCTAAAACACCTCCTTATTCGGTATGAATTAATCATACCACAGACCGCCTTGACAATCAACTCAGTCCCATTTTCGGGTAGTGTAAACTTTGAGGCTGTTGCCGAACCCTTTGAGCGAAATTAGAGGATTTTTGGTAACAAATCCTGGCGAAGTGGAAGATAAGCAATTTCAACTGTTTGAGCCCGAAGGGCGAGTTTTGAAATTGCCTGTAACGAGCCATTGGATTTGTCAAAAATTCTCTTTAAAAAGCGAAAAGGATGTTCGGCAACAGCCTCCTTTTCTGTGTAAAATTCTTGTAGAGAAAATAGACAGGGTGTATTCTCCATTGTTAGGCATTAATCATTAAAAGAAAGGAGGAATACACCCATGTCAGTAAAGGAACTTACAGATTTAACAATAGCAGATTTATTAGAGGAATACAATAGGGATTTCAGGGATTATTGGGAAAGGCACGATGAGTTAGTGAAGGCATTCAGGAGGAAGCTAATAGAGGAGGCGTTGGAGGAGGAGCGAGAGATGTTAGTATGTTGTAGACCATACAAACGGGTGACAGAGCGTAGGGATTACAGGAATGGTTACTGGAGGAGATGGATTGTGTTGAAGGATGGGCGATTAGAGATAAAGATGCCGAGGCTAAGGGGTGGAGGCTATGATAGTGAGATAATACCGAGGTATCAACAGAGGGTAGATGAAGTAGATAGGGCATTGATGAAGATATTCTTATATGGAGCCTCTAATAGGCTAACTGGTGAGGCATTAAGACCTATCCTTGGTGAAGGTGTAAGTGCCCAGACGATATCTAATATAGCAAAGAGTCTTGATGAAGAGGTAAAGAGGTATCACAATCGTAATATTGAAGATAAATATCTTTATCTCTTTTTAGATGGGATAGTATTGAAGACAAAGACAGGGTTTGGCTCGAAGAAGAAGGTAGTTCTTGTCGCCTATGGGATAGGGGTTGATGGCAAGAGGGAGTTGATAGATTCTATGATAACGAAACATGAGAGTGAGAGGAGGTGGGAGGGTTTTCTTAACAGTCTTTATAATCGTGGACTTAAAGGAGAGGTATTGGGTCTTATTATTACAGATGGCAATGCAGGGCTTGAGAATGCAGTGGACTACCTTTATCCAGAAGTGAAAAGGCAGAGGTGTTGGGCTCACAAACTAAGGAATGTGGCTAATTATCTTAGGAAGAAGGATCAAGAAAGGTGCATAAATGAAGCGAGGGAAATCTATCGTGCAGAAAACAAGAAAGAAGCGGTGAGAGCGTATAATGAATGGGCAGAGAGATGGAGGGCTATTTATCCTAAGGCAGTGAAATGCATAGAGAAGGATCTGGAGGAATTATTGAATTTCTACTCTTGCCCTGAGGAGATAAGGATAAAGGTACGGACAACAAATGCGATAGAGAGGGCATTCAGGGAAGTAAGGAGAAGAACAAGACCGATGAGTTGTTTTAATAACACTCAGAGTATTGAGAGGATTGTATATGCGGTGTTAAGTCATCTTAATGATAAATGGAGAATTAAACCCTTAAAAGAATTTACACAAAAGAAGAGGCTGTTGCCGAACCCTTTGAGCGAAATTAGAGGATTTTTGGTAACAAATCCTGGCGAAGTGGAAGATAAGCAATTTCAACTGTTTGAGCCCGAAGGGCGAGTTTTGAAATTGCCTGTAACGAGCCATTGGATTTGTCAAAAATTCTCTTTAAAAAGCGAAAAGGATGTTCGGCAACAAGCTCAGAATTGACACTACCCCATTTTCTCTAATATCTTATTTAATTTCCTATCTGCTTCATTCTTCTCTTCTTCTGCCTCCTTCAGTAAAACCACTGCCTCCTCTAAAGGCAAAACTTCCTCTCCTCCATTCTGTGCCACATACCTTGAAGGACTGAGGTTATAGTCATTCTTAACAGCATCGTCATTCTTTATAATCTTGCTTATTCCTTCTTCCTCTTTCCATCCTGAATAAATCTCATAAATTTTCTTTATGCTTTCGTCAGGAAGGTAGTTTTTGGGTCTTCCTTTGGCAAAGAGATTTGATGCATTGATAAGAAGGATTTCCCCTTTTTTCTTCTTGCCCTTATTTAAAACCAGAATAATTCCCGGGGCTGTGGTGTTATAAAATAAGTTTTCAGGAAGCAGGATAATCGCTTCTATCCAGTCCTTATCAACAAATGTTTTTCTTATATCCCTTTCTCTGTTAGCCCCTTGATTTCCACTACCTCTTGATACCGCACCTGTATCCAGAACAACAGCCATCTTTCCTTTATCATTCAGGGAAGCAAACATATGCTGAATCCATCCCCAATCAGCACTTGATGAAGGCGGATAGCCAAAAGAGAAGCGGTTATATGCCTGAAAAATCTGAAAGGTTGTTCCTTGTCCCGTGTATACCCACGATTAATAAATGCCTTCAGGATTGTCTGGTAAGTATCATCTGGAATCTTTGAGAAGTTTAGGGCAATATCGATATCGAGGCTGCCAACATGGGGATCGTCAGACTGGGGTAAGAGAAATGTCAGAGTCCATCCGCCGATTATCACCATTTCATCTTTTATTTCACCAAGTAGATGAACAAGTTCCAGAAGGACAGCTTTACAAGCCTTAACCTCTTTATCTCCGTATTGGCTTTTACTTACCATTTCGTCTTAATCCTTTGTTCAAATATCGCCTCCGCTGCTTCCTCGCCTCTCCCTTTGAAACTCTTCAGATCAAGGTAAAGCTGGATGTCAGATACAACATTAATGCCGTTAATATCCTGAAGCCCGTAGAAGACGCCTTCATCATATAGCTGAAGGAGAGTAACATTCGCCCCGGTCTCCACCTTTTTCAGTTGTAGGGCTTTTGAAATATCCTCGGTATTTCCATCAATATAACAGAAGAATCTCATAAATCTTACAAATGGCGCTACCTTTCTTGCACCGGAAAATAGTGCAAGTCCATAGCGATACCTCCTTTTTTCACACTCTTGTTTGATTGCAGCCTCAATCTGGTCTTCTGAAAGGCTGGAATAGA
Protein-coding regions in this window:
- a CDS encoding IS256 family transposase produces the protein MSVKELTDLTIADLLEEYNRDFRDYWERHDELVKAFRRKLIEEALEEEREMLVCCRPYKRVTERRDYRNGYWRRWIVLKDGRLEIKMPRLRGGGYDSEIIPRYQQRVDEVDRALMKIFLYGASNRLTGEALRPILGEGVSAQTISNIAKSLDEEVKRYHNRNIEDKYLYLFLDGIVLKTKTGFGSKKKVVLVAYGIGVDGKRELIDSMITKHESERRWEGFLNSLYNRGLKGEVLGLIITDGNAGLENAVDYLYPEVKRQRCWAHKLRNVANYLRKKDQERCINEAREIYRAENKKEAVRAYNEWAERWRAIYPKAVKCIEKDLEELLNFYSCPEEIRIKVRTTNAIERAFREVRRRTRPMSCFNNTQSIERIVYAVLSHLNDKWRIKPLKEFTQKKRLLPNPLSEIRGFLVTNPGEVEDKQFQLFEPEGRVLKLPVTSHWICQKFSLKSEKDVRQQAQN
- a CDS encoding ribbon-helix-helix protein, CopG family codes for the protein MVTAVKKTISLPPELAEEIEKIASEEGKPLSAVVQDAIRITKRERLKGEFYQIQDYWSRKAKEKGVLTEKDLKRYLKK